GAGGATCGGGGCACGGAAGCCAGGAGGTGACCATGACCGCGGTCGACGCATCGGGCACGCGCTCGGGCGACGTGGCCCTGTCCTGCCGGGCCGTCGAACGCGCTGTCTGCGACGTCTGGGGCGACGTGTTCGGCGTGGAGGTGTCGCCGTACGACGACTTCTACGAACTCGGCGGCGATTCGATGACCATCATCGACGTGGTCGACGAGCTGAGCCGGCGTGGTGTCCGCGTGCGCAGCTCGGTGGCGTTGCGCCACCACACCCCCGCTCGGCTGGCCGAGAGCCTGACCGTGCACGCCGACCGCGCGCCGGTGCCGGTTCCGCCGACCGGTGACGTGCGTCCGCGGTCCTGGGCCGAGGTCCGCCGCCGCCCGACGGTGGTGGCGCCGGACGGCGCCGGCGCGGCCCTCGTCCTGCTCCACTCGGACACCCACCCGCAACGGGAACGCGAAGCGGCGCCGGCCTGGCGGGCGGGTCGGCCGGTCGTCGGCATCCCGGCGCCCGGCGCGGACGGACCGCTGCCGGCGGGAGCAGACCTCGCCGACATCGCGCGGCACCACGTCTCCGCGGTGCTGGCCGCGCGTCCGCATG
This is a stretch of genomic DNA from Saccharothrix ecbatanensis. It encodes these proteins:
- a CDS encoding phosphopantetheine-binding protein, which produces MTAVDASGTRSGDVALSCRAVERAVCDVWGDVFGVEVSPYDDFYELGGDSMTIIDVVDELSRRGVRVRSSVALRHHTPARLAESLTVHADRAPVPVPPTGDVRPRSWAEVRRRPTVVAPDGAGAALVLLHSDTHPQREREAAPAWRAGRPVVGIPAPGADGPLPAGADLADIARHHVSAVLAARPHGPYPLVGFGLSAVVAFEVAGQLRRAGHEVPVLVMVEPPAAGPASGFASSTADLLALRYAALGRRFALSGSESPEEVLSRVREEGWYDVDTSPTDLSRLQLAWADLALAVRGYEPDPHAGRVVLCLDEANAPTAGGYWSALVTDPVVHLFDYGVESPAPVIGDARLAALVRAELAR